The following proteins are encoded in a genomic region of Methanoculleus sp. SDB:
- a CDS encoding metal-binding protein — MEEAVRDEIEKLCALAEKRGAVAAPIRAGDVVVASWVRFKCRYGCKGYGKHLSCPPYAPGPAETGAMLREYRTGILLRFDGDPAHPTIEPGDIPADFHPWFKEMILWIATTVHYLEKKAFYDGFYRAFGFGAYPCIFCDDCIAETTDGVVDESMRRFCRHMDLMRPSMEASCIDVFATARNVGWDIRPIPCRDMEYGKIEHGDIKSVGLVLVD, encoded by the coding sequence ATGGAGGAGGCTGTTCGTGATGAAATCGAGAAGCTGTGCGCACTTGCGGAGAAGCGGGGTGCTGTCGCCGCACCGATTCGAGCCGGAGACGTCGTCGTCGCCAGCTGGGTACGGTTCAAATGCCGGTACGGGTGCAAGGGATACGGCAAACACCTCAGCTGCCCGCCCTACGCACCGGGGCCCGCGGAAACCGGTGCGATGCTGCGCGAATACCGGACAGGGATACTCCTCCGGTTCGACGGCGATCCTGCCCACCCGACGATAGAGCCCGGCGACATTCCGGCGGATTTCCACCCGTGGTTTAAGGAGATGATCCTCTGGATCGCCACGACCGTTCATTATCTTGAGAAAAAGGCGTTTTATGATGGTTTTTACCGGGCATTCGGCTTTGGTGCGTACCCCTGCATATTCTGTGACGACTGTATCGCCGAGACGACGGACGGGGTTGTCGACGAGAGCATGCGCCGGTTCTGCCGCCATATGGACCTCATGCGGCCCAGCATGGAAGCGTCCTGCATCGATGTCTTCGCCACGGCGCGAAACGTCGGGTGGGATATCCGCCCGATCCCGTGCAGGGACATGGAATACGGTAAAATCGAGCACGGCGATATCAAATCGGTCGGGCTCGTACTGGTGGACTGA
- a CDS encoding sodium:proton exchanger, giving the protein MPGLAGALLVCLALLVLSKRVRFPPIPFYIGAGLVLGEAGLGLVAADEISAFLARIGLLFLLFSMGLQLRPDQIRIRGSSFAAAGIIDCAVNIPLGFIGGLALGIPIYEALLIAAAFYISSSAMAVASLIENKKLFLAEAETVVWLMVFEDIVLVLFVALFSSTGQGAVSVFARTAVVVAACFLVVRYGRQALISLLSREDEVPLVFSFSAVIGAAWLAGMLGVPETLLVIALGSALSQTVPGVLEAQIRPFRDVFLIVFFVFFGITIDFAGIPPLPALVALAVLALLSKLLSGALIGRVVHRRAGSGVEIWSHTAARGEFSIALAAVFGSAAVSGTVAALVVITSLCGALLGKYGTALFPRALRNVSDSHRSGRP; this is encoded by the coding sequence ATGCCGGGCCTTGCTGGTGCACTCCTAGTCTGCCTCGCTCTGCTCGTCCTTTCAAAACGGGTTCGATTTCCTCCCATCCCTTTCTATATCGGGGCGGGCCTCGTGCTCGGGGAAGCGGGCCTCGGCCTCGTTGCGGCTGACGAAATCTCTGCATTTCTGGCCCGGATAGGACTGTTGTTTCTCCTGTTTTCCATGGGTCTTCAGCTCAGGCCCGACCAGATCCGGATCCGTGGCTCCTCGTTTGCCGCTGCAGGCATCATCGACTGCGCCGTCAATATCCCTCTTGGCTTTATCGGGGGGCTTGCACTGGGAATCCCGATCTACGAGGCGCTGCTGATCGCCGCGGCGTTTTACATCAGCAGCTCGGCAATGGCTGTCGCCTCGCTGATCGAAAATAAAAAGCTGTTCCTTGCCGAAGCGGAGACAGTCGTCTGGCTGATGGTCTTCGAGGATATCGTCCTCGTCCTCTTTGTGGCGCTCTTCTCCTCGACCGGGCAGGGAGCAGTCTCCGTCTTTGCCAGAACGGCAGTCGTCGTCGCTGCCTGTTTTCTCGTCGTCCGCTATGGACGGCAGGCCCTCATATCGCTCCTCTCACGCGAGGACGAAGTCCCCCTCGTCTTTTCATTCTCTGCCGTCATCGGAGCCGCCTGGCTTGCAGGGATGCTCGGCGTTCCGGAAACCCTTCTCGTCATCGCTCTCGGATCCGCCCTTTCACAGACCGTCCCCGGCGTCCTCGAAGCGCAGATCCGTCCGTTTCGTGACGTATTCCTCATCGTTTTCTTCGTATTTTTCGGCATTACCATCGACTTTGCCGGAATCCCGCCTCTCCCGGCACTGGTGGCACTTGCCGTGCTCGCGCTCCTCTCCAAACTCCTCTCCGGCGCCCTGATCGGCAGGGTCGTGCACCGCCGGGCCGGATCCGGTGTGGAGATCTGGTCCCATACCGCCGCCCGCGGGGAATTTTCAATCGCCCTTGCCGCCGTCTTCGGATCAGCGGCCGTATCGGGGACGGTGGCCGCACTCGTGGTGATAACGTCGCTTTGCGGAGCCCTGCTCGGCAAGTACGGCACCGCCCTCTTTCCCCGGGCGCTCCGGAACGTATCCGACAGTCACCGCTCCGGACGCCCCTGA
- a CDS encoding FAD synthase — protein sequence MVRVVATGTFDILHPGHLYYLEQSRSLGDELHVIVARDQNVRHKPRPVIPEEQRLAMVAALKPVDAARLGDREDMFRPIADIHPDIITLGYNQHFSEERLETELRQRGISARVVRTEAYPGDGFCSSRRIMARILQTRCPEDTGTR from the coding sequence ATAGTCCGCGTGGTAGCGACAGGGACCTTCGACATCCTTCATCCCGGTCATCTCTACTACCTCGAACAGTCGCGGAGCCTCGGAGACGAACTCCACGTGATCGTTGCGAGGGATCAGAACGTACGCCACAAACCGCGGCCCGTGATCCCCGAAGAGCAGAGGCTCGCGATGGTAGCGGCGCTCAAGCCCGTCGACGCCGCACGCCTCGGGGACCGGGAGGATATGTTCCGCCCGATCGCCGACATTCACCCCGATATCATCACGCTGGGGTACAACCAGCATTTCTCGGAAGAGCGACTCGAAACAGAGCTCCGTCAGAGGGGAATCAGCGCCCGTGTCGTCAGGACGGAGGCGTATCCGGGAGACGGATTCTGCAGTTCACGCCGGATCATGGCACGGATTCTCCAGACACGGTGCCCCGAGGATACGGGAACCCGCTGA
- a CDS encoding proteasome protein has product MRQPGISRDLLDLLLKIGKSQHPLEFLAILRDHGGILDELELVPGTISGEESASFSPHMLPLRTGTTGSAHSHPNGVLEPSAADLRFFPSVGRFHIIVGAPYGADDWRCYTAGGQPCILEVIE; this is encoded by the coding sequence ATGAGGCAACCGGGAATTTCGCGGGATTTGCTTGATCTGCTCCTGAAGATCGGGAAAAGCCAGCACCCCCTGGAATTTCTCGCGATTCTCAGGGACCACGGCGGCATTCTGGACGAGCTCGAGCTTGTTCCGGGCACGATAAGCGGCGAAGAAAGCGCCTCCTTCTCACCGCACATGCTGCCGCTCCGCACGGGCACGACGGGCAGCGCCCACAGCCACCCGAACGGTGTGCTCGAACCGTCGGCTGCGGATCTCCGGTTTTTTCCGTCTGTCGGGCGGTTCCACATCATCGTCGGGGCGCCGTACGGGGCAGACGACTGGCGCTGCTATACCGCCGGCGGGCAGCCATGCATCCTGGAGGTGATAGAATAG